The DNA region aaaatgttgagctTTCTGTATAAATGATCACCATTTGTAGTGATGTGCAGAACTCAAAAATGATAGGGGAAGATATGCTTGACAAGAACATTCAACAGAGATCAAGCCAGATGAGGAATTAGAAAATCAGCTCTGGAAATGTGGGATCTCTAAAGAAAAAAGGTCCATATCTCTTTAGATTAACTGAGTTTCAGTTAATTAAACTCCCTCTAGATTAACTGAGTTTCAAAGATTTCTGAATCTATTTCAAGAATAGTATTTTGGATGGTATTTTGGAATGGTAATTTGGATCCCCTTTGCCCCAGGGTCCTAAACTTTCATCTTCTGGGAAAGAATCCAGGGCCTTCATATTCCAGTCTCTTTATCACCTCCAGATCACTTACCTCCTCCAAGTCAAAAGAGTCTGGAAACTGCTGTGTTAGAGATCGGTGTAGCTCTGGTTTGTCTGTGCTCTTCCTCCATTTCTGCTGAATTATGGACAAGTCCAATGACTTAACCTTCCTATCGTCCCTGACCATGAAATTCTTCTGGAACAAGCTCTTTCTTGCTCTGCTCTTCCTTCTCCAGAAAGCCTCATTCTTGGTTGAATGGACTTCCTCATTGGTGGCTTGTTGAGCCCACAGCTCTCTCCTTACCTGTGCAGGATCTCTGCTCCACTCTAGATCTGCTCTGGTCAGATAATTTTTGCAACAAGATGTCCTGGGGTAAGAATTCAGAGTTTGTGATGATGCAAGCATAGTGGGCATCCCTTGCTGTGTTTCTTCTTTTGAGCAGAAGCCATCTGGACAATAAGAAGAGGGCTTTGTACCACTGATGGATGGCATAGGATATTCTTGGGGATCTGGACCAAATTCAGGGTCTAATTGGAGGACCATCTTCTCTCCTTTCACTCTGTCCATCACTTCCCACACCACTTGGTCCAAACTGTTCCTTTTGTGGGTGTTGTAGGGTGGTGATAGCCGATCTCGGGGGCACGTGTACAGGCACATCTTGGAGATGGCTTTCCGAAGACGTTCTCTGGGTGACTGAGGTTCAGGCTCTGGAGCAAGGATCCTGATGGATGGCACATTAGTTGGGTCACAGTTCCAGAACATGTGGGATGGTGTGAACCTTTGGACAGGTGTTTTGGATACATAGGAGTAGAGACAGAAGAAGGCATCAGCAGTGACAGCCAGTGTTTGCACCTGCTTAAACCTGCCTGGGTACAAGAGTTGAAGACGGTGAGTCTGGGAATCATCAGCAAATTAGCTTTTGAATATCTTCCATCAATAACACTTCTTAAACTTAAAGTTTAGAAACAAGTTACCAATCTCTCTACATATCTCTCCCATCTTATATCTGGCAGGGTCCCCTTTCTTGACTTTTGGATTGCCATTCCAACTAGGTTTACTATTTTTTAGCTCTAAAATTAATTCCACATGTGATGGTAAATGTTGCTTTCTATgtcttgatttaaaaatattctttctgctgttACTATAGTCTAAATAATGTCCTCTATCACTATGTCAGTTTTAGATGACAAATACaccaagggaaaaataaacatcaTTTTCTTGGGCACTGACAAGTATTTAGGGTTATAAAAGGCTTAATAGTAGCCACAAATTGAAGAACAGCAATTTCTTGGTGATGAACTGAGTCCAAAAAGTTTAGAGGTCTATGGCAGTTCTACTAAACTGTTGCATCTCAAAGTGTGTTCCATAGTCCAGTAGTACTAGCATCACCTTTGAGCTTGTTTTAAATGCAGGACCTCAGATTGTATCCCTAACCTGTTAACAATGGTTCTTGGTGGTTGATATGCTCATCCATGTTTGAATCGCTGTAATAAATCATACGTTCATTAAACTGTAAGCTTCCTAAAGGCAAGAGCCACATTCCTCTGTTCTATTTGTTAATCCTTCAGAATCTAACACCTGATTACATACCTGGCACATAAAATAAGTTCAGTAAATACATGTGAAACAATAAACCGGTCATTATCAAATTTGAGTGGATATAAGAATCATCCATAGTGGTTGTAAAAATGCTCCAATATTACTTGCTTCAGTAAATGAAACTTAAGAGTCTGATTCAAAGAAGCTGAAATGACGCTGTCAGAAATACCATTCTGGTGGAGGTGGACagaatataatttcaaatattttaatatagagaGTCAAGGAAAATCATTTTTCCCTTATCAAGGCAGAGAAGCCCTCCTATATTTTTCCTTAGTATGGAGTTGAGACAATTTAAGCCCTTGTTTCCCTACGTGTGCTCTGAGGCTTACACATAAGAATCATCCAGTTgcttgtttaaaataaatatccctGAGCCTCTCCTTCTCTGGAAGTAAagtttatgaatataaatattttataaaccctCTGGATGATTTATCATATTTAACCTTGAGGCCCACTGCCTAAGTGGAAGTGATTTTAATGTAGTGGCTATAAATGACGCACATTCTATAATTACAAATGGGAAATAGAAAATGGGAATAAACTTAGAAGATGCTTTGTTGGCTTGAttcaataaaggagaaaaaaccaAAGGGAAGCAATAGTGGTCTGAGTTCTCTTCCAGACCATTTCTATTGAGAAACAGAACATGAAGTTCTTCATCTTCACTAAAGGCAAAATAAGAGGAAACAGACACAAGAGACAAAAACTGGAGTGCAGCTAAGCAAGAGAAAGCCGGGCCTGTCATGACAGTTTGGGTGCTAAGGGGTGGCAGTGGACCAGGATCCGTGGTGACACTCACTGGCCAACATGAGACAAGGGTCCTCCATCTCAATCCTTCGCACCTGGGCCTTCAGGAAGAGCTGGAAATCTATGCCCTTGGCCTGAGAGGGGCTGGTGAAAAATCGGGCTGGGATTCGAGAAGTGTCCTTGTGGTCCTCTAGGCCAAAGCCCAGGCTGAACAGGATATCTTCTGCATCTTCTTGTACCTTGTCGAGAATCTCTGAGATGCTGAAAAGAAGGAGTTTGGAAAAGAGGACAACTTTAAGATACAGGGCAATCCAGAGTTTCTAACAAAAATGCTGGGAGACTGAGATTTCTTTCTGGCCATTTCTCCAACTTCCAGTGTAACTTTGAGAAAAGCTTGCGTTTCTCCGAATCTAAACTCTCTGTCTGAGATGTGGGGATTACAATCAAGTCCTGGTTATAAATATTGAATGGAGCTTCTAGTATAATACTCTGAACAACTTGTTATATACgaaggaaaatttaaatttatataagaaggttttgaaaaataaagagtaGCACAGATGCCAAGAGATCTCATAGTTGCTGTTATTAACCAGTCAATACTCATTTGCACACTATTTTGCTATATCTGTCTTTTACCAGGTACTTTCGAACTTACCAACTGATTTTCCCCAGTGTTTTATGAAGTTGAAGAGTACATAAAGAATATAAACTTATTTTCACTCGGAAGTTAAAAATGGGGCTGGATTTTCACAGTGGGGATATGGGGGAGCTGAGGATTATTTAAGGCTTTGGATAATCACTGTAACTCCTTTGAAAAGATGGTGGGCTTTTATATCCaataaaaaccattctgtttaaTTAAGAGTTGGACAGTCAGGATCCATGACTCTACTCTCTTGTTTACCACTGAAACACTGCTTTTGTCTCTAAGTTCCTAAATTGCACAGTCTGTGAATTACTGGCATTGGACTGAATCAATGGCTCTCAACtatggctgcacattagaatcatctgggcaGACAGGGGTGATTTAAGAAATATGGATATTTGAGTCCTACCTCCAAAGACTCTGATTGAACTGATCTGGAGTGTAGCTAAAGTTTAGGCTCtgagtaactaaataaatctcagAGCCAGGCCTCAAATTTAGACTTTAACTCCAAATCCTGGATACTTCCATTATACCACACTGGTTTTCATCATTTTCCATAGTGCTTTAGAGTTATTTGTATGTATGTCTTATCCACCCTATTGGATTGTTGAGCTCTGAGGGATAAGCTATTTATTTGCTTCATCTTTTCAAATTCCATATCATCATTGCCCTGGCCTGCATTAGGGGATCCAAaattgtttgaatgaatgaatattttataacttcGTTCAATCAACAAATCAGTCAGTTGCTCAATATATTGTTTAGTAAGCACCTGCTATGAGTCCAGGAACTGTGATGGTATTATTGGTACTCCCGGGATACAAAATTCTGTGGGAGAAAAGAAGCCTCTATTTTACACATAGCATCCAGAGCTGAGCAGTGGATTTCTCTGCATTCCCTACTattcttgaagaaaatttaaCATTGTTCTTCCCAAGTATGTGATTGCGTTTTAAGCACCAATAAAAACTGGACAATGGTCCTGGATTGCATTCCCTTCCCCTCACTTTCTTCACCCTTCCATCTTCTAAAACTCAGTACCTACCTTGAGCTAGTCTTATAGGTCCCACCAGTCATACTGCTAGAGGCCAAACTGCAGCCAAGGTCAAGTAATTGGCAGGGCTGGGCTATCTTCAGGAAATTCCTGCAAGGATCAAAGAGAATGTCACACAAATCTTGCAGCTGGTCAGACCCTGGCCTCAAGGCATCACTTGCTGGACATATTCACCCTCTGCTGGGTACCAACTATCTGTTGAAGTCATTCAGTCTCTGTATCTACTCCTGGTTGAAAAATCTCTCTTCATTAagaatatttgttctttgatttTAATCTCTTTGCTCCTGAAATCTATCTTGGTTCACTGGCTCCTAAAGCACTGGCTGATCCTAACACTTACCTGGAAAAGGGTTTTCCATTGGCGGCCAACAGTGTGGctagacaagaaacagaaaagcaaaaagcaTTAGAAGGGAAAGTGAAAATCACCCGAACTACCCCCTCTAACCTTAaaagctctgctctctctgttctCCTCTGTCACACTAAAGACTAGTTGGACCCCATGAACTGCTCAAGAGTATCAAGTATAGCCCTGGAAGGGGGATAGGTATGGCAGAGAACAATGTGCCCTGAGCCTAAGTCCTCCTGACCGATGGATGTGTTCTTGGCAAGATTCCCTCTGCTGCTAAGGAGAAGTCATTCAGCCCTCCAAGATAGTACTCCTTTCCCATCATGTGGGTCTCAGTGGGTTCCAGAAGATACTGGCAGGTGGCTGTGCTTCATTGTTTGTTTGAGTTCTTATCCTCTTGCAGTGCATCTTTCTGTTACACCCAGTACACTGTGACTGCTTTGAGCTAACTATACAGAAAACAGTTTCAAATACATCTGGGCAGGTTATGGTGATTTTTTTGTTAGCTTCCCAGGGGTCAAAGGAAAGCTCCAATAATGGGTCAGCCATTGTCATAATAGGCTCAGGAGGATATATTTCTGGGAACATGGTGCTTTCTGCATTTTACATTAGATCATAATGAGGCTGCTGTTTCCCTACAGATAACAGTCCAAGGACAGGTAGCTTCTTTCTGCAGTTCTCCCcttcattttatctttcattcGTTAAACATATGCCCTCATCACTGATCCATATCTCCGAAAGCTGTGCCTCTTACCCTCTGCTCCGAGGCTCAAGTCATCTTCAAAGCTGGTCCCATGGCTGGGGCACTCTGTCAAATAATCAGGCAAAGGTCACCAAAAAGCAGGCTTggatggacacacacacactcacacacacatgcatgcacatacacagagCTGCATACATGAACATCTATAAATGTTCTTGGCCTATACTACCACACAATCGCACGGGATATCTGCAGGTTTGCAAAAATATCACCGAGTGTACAGATACTACTTCAGAAATCACATTCATGTTTACACTCAGAAAGAATCACACTTATGCTCACCTATAATTAACCTGCCCCATATGTCACATAGTCATGAACACAATCTCCTGCCAGAGAATGAGCACTTGGAAG from Tamandua tetradactyla isolate mTamTet1 chromosome 7, mTamTet1.pri, whole genome shotgun sequence includes:
- the TESPA1 gene encoding protein TESPA1 isoform X1, whose protein sequence is MEGSVLSPTSWEKRRAWLRQSRHWQTQVLEEEAAAALQDVADPEPSSLDDVFQDGNPVNKIEDWLQDCGYSEEGFSEEAGQVTYDECPSHGTSFEDDLSLGAEATLLAANGKPFSRNFLKIAQPCQLLDLGCSLASSSMTGGTYKTSSSISEILDKVQEDAEDILFSLGFGLEDHKDTSRIPARFFTSPSQAKGIDFQLFLKAQVRRIEMEDPCLMLASRFKQVQTLAVTADAFFCLYSYVSKTPVQRFTPSHMFWNCDPTNVPSIRILAPEPEPQSPRERLRKAISKMCLYTCPRDRLSPPYNTHKRNSLDQVVWEVMDRVKGEKMVLQLDPEFGPDPQEYPMPSISGTKPSSYCPDGFCSKEETQQGMPTMLASSQTLNSYPRTSCCKNYLTRADLEWSRDPAQVRRELWAQQATNEEVHSTKNEAFWRRKSRARKSLFQKNFMVRDDRKVKSLDLSIIQQKWRKSTDKPELHRSLTQQFPDSFDLEEVQSSNEEEVSHWPSRPRKPNHHQTFVGKESRSFLPHQYNGTHSDNSDLNQEPSSRFFLKEIALSSTPNPWPRDLQSSELSRRKAAWYTGKKTGLRDLESTS
- the TESPA1 gene encoding protein TESPA1 isoform X2, with protein sequence MTGGTYKTSSSISEILDKVQEDAEDILFSLGFGLEDHKDTSRIPARFFTSPSQAKGIDFQLFLKAQVRRIEMEDPCLMLASRFKQVQTLAVTADAFFCLYSYVSKTPVQRFTPSHMFWNCDPTNVPSIRILAPEPEPQSPRERLRKAISKMCLYTCPRDRLSPPYNTHKRNSLDQVVWEVMDRVKGEKMVLQLDPEFGPDPQEYPMPSISGTKPSSYCPDGFCSKEETQQGMPTMLASSQTLNSYPRTSCCKNYLTRADLEWSRDPAQVRRELWAQQATNEEVHSTKNEAFWRRKSRARKSLFQKNFMVRDDRKVKSLDLSIIQQKWRKSTDKPELHRSLTQQFPDSFDLEEVQSSNEEEVSHWPSRPRKPNHHQTFVGKESRSFLPHQYNGTHSDNSDLNQEPSSRFFLKEIALSSTPNPWPRDLQSSELSRRKAAWYTGKKTGLRDLESTS